One window of the Haloarcula halobia genome contains the following:
- a CDS encoding zinc ribbon domain-containing protein, whose protein sequence is MSNTERVVVGTLVALVALVAVGLLFLGPVGWLLAAAVVVATIVLADFSGLFEDETRPRQCNCGQCGAPNPVDSDSCGHCGAALASE, encoded by the coding sequence ATGAGTAACACAGAGCGCGTCGTCGTCGGGACGCTCGTCGCCCTCGTCGCCCTCGTCGCCGTCGGACTGCTCTTTCTCGGTCCCGTCGGCTGGTTGCTGGCGGCGGCCGTCGTCGTCGCGACGATTGTCCTCGCGGACTTCAGCGGCCTCTTCGAGGACGAGACGCGACCCAGGCAGTGCAACTGCGGCCAGTGCGGGGCCCCGAACCCGGTCGACAGCGACAGCTGCGGGCACTGTGGCGCGGCGCTGGCGAGCGAGTAG
- a CDS encoding aspartate kinase: protein MRVVAKFGGTSLGSGDRINRAADSIATAVEQGHEVAVVASAMGNTTDELLEEIEYEADDADRAEIVSMGERTSVRMLKGALSARGIDAVFLEPGSDEWPIITDEYGEVDVEETRKRAHALAGQLKDVVPVITGFLAQDHEGNVTTLGRGGSDTSAVMMGNYMDADEVVIVTDVEGVMTGDPRVVEGARNVGKITVDELRSLSFRGAEVVAPSALAYKDADLSVRVAHYQHGDLLTGGTSIEGEFQSLIDLQENPVACVTVAGRAIRNSPGILAELSSAIGDAGINIEANSSGMDSLTFYVDEDDAQQVEALLHDRIVDDETLSSVTVEDDIAVIRVTAGDPSKPNLALRVIEPVADAHVHIYDVLTSATSVSVFIPWDDREQALSLIQDEF from the coding sequence ATGCGGGTAGTCGCGAAGTTCGGCGGGACGAGTCTGGGGAGCGGCGACCGCATCAACCGGGCCGCCGACTCCATCGCGACGGCGGTCGAACAGGGCCACGAGGTGGCCGTCGTCGCCTCGGCGATGGGCAACACTACCGACGAGCTCCTCGAGGAGATCGAGTACGAGGCCGACGACGCCGACCGCGCCGAGATCGTCTCGATGGGCGAGCGCACCTCGGTCCGGATGCTCAAGGGGGCGCTCTCTGCCCGGGGGATCGACGCCGTCTTCCTCGAACCGGGCAGCGACGAGTGGCCCATCATCACCGACGAGTACGGCGAGGTCGACGTCGAGGAGACCAGGAAGCGTGCCCACGCGCTGGCCGGCCAACTGAAAGACGTCGTGCCCGTCATCACGGGCTTCCTGGCCCAGGACCACGAGGGCAACGTCACGACGCTGGGCCGCGGCGGCTCTGACACGTCGGCGGTCATGATGGGCAACTACATGGACGCCGACGAGGTCGTCATCGTCACCGACGTCGAGGGCGTCATGACCGGCGACCCCCGCGTCGTCGAGGGGGCCCGCAACGTCGGGAAGATCACCGTCGACGAACTCCGGTCGCTGTCGTTCCGCGGGGCCGAGGTCGTCGCCCCGTCGGCGCTCGCCTACAAGGACGCGGACCTCTCGGTGCGGGTCGCCCACTATCAGCACGGCGACCTGTTGACCGGCGGCACCTCCATCGAGGGCGAGTTCCAGAGCCTCATCGACCTCCAGGAGAACCCGGTGGCCTGTGTCACCGTCGCCGGGCGCGCGATCCGCAACAGTCCCGGCATCCTCGCCGAGCTCTCCTCTGCCATCGGCGACGCGGGAATCAACATCGAGGCCAACTCCTCGGGGATGGACTCGCTGACCTTCTACGTCGACGAGGACGACGCCCAGCAGGTCGAGGCACTGCTCCACGACCGCATCGTCGACGACGAGACGCTCTCTTCGGTGACCGTCGAGGACGACATCGCCGTTATCCGGGTCACCGCCGGCGACCCAAGCAAACCCAACCTGGCGCTGCGGGTCATCGAACCGGTCGCCGACGCACACGTCCACATCTACGACGTCCTCACCTCGGCGACGTCCGTCTCCGTGTTCATCCCGTGGGACGACCGCGAGCAGGCGCTCAGCCTGATTCAAGACGAGTTCTGA
- the argF gene encoding ornithine carbamoyltransferase, which produces MHLLDVDDLTTDELHAVLDRAADMKAGTGPATRNDLLDQQTLGMIFEKPSTRTRVSFETGMTQLGGHAIFLGPDDIHLGHGEPVKDTARALSRYVDFVMARVYDHADVEELAAYADVPVINALTDDAHPCQTLADLLTIREQFGDFDVGVAWVGDGNNVCQSFVLGAAMTGIDLTVATPEGYEVDDDVLERAAELGDAPETTHDPQAAVAGADVVYTDVFVSMGQEDRREEKLAAFDGFQVTSDLLGDRRLMHCLPAHRGEEVTDEVVEGDNAIVWDQAENRLHAQKGLLVWLAEQ; this is translated from the coding sequence ATGCACCTACTCGACGTCGACGACCTCACGACCGACGAACTGCACGCCGTGCTGGACCGTGCCGCCGACATGAAGGCCGGCACCGGGCCGGCCACGCGCAACGACCTGCTCGACCAGCAGACGCTGGGGATGATATTCGAGAAGCCTTCGACCCGGACCCGCGTCTCCTTCGAGACGGGGATGACCCAGCTCGGCGGCCACGCGATCTTCCTGGGGCCCGACGACATCCATCTGGGTCACGGCGAACCGGTCAAGGACACCGCGCGGGCGCTTTCCCGTTACGTCGATTTCGTCATGGCGCGCGTCTACGACCACGCGGACGTCGAGGAACTGGCCGCGTACGCCGACGTGCCGGTCATCAACGCCCTGACCGACGACGCCCACCCTTGCCAGACGCTGGCCGACCTGCTGACCATCCGCGAGCAGTTCGGCGACTTCGACGTCGGCGTCGCCTGGGTCGGCGACGGGAACAACGTCTGCCAGTCGTTCGTGCTGGGCGCGGCCATGACCGGTATCGACCTCACCGTCGCCACGCCCGAGGGCTACGAGGTCGACGACGACGTCCTCGAGAGGGCCGCCGAACTCGGCGACGCTCCGGAGACGACTCACGACCCCCAGGCGGCCGTCGCGGGTGCCGACGTGGTCTACACCGACGTGTTCGTCAGCATGGGCCAGGAGGACCGCCGCGAGGAGAAGCTCGCGGCGTTCGACGGCTTCCAGGTGACGTCGGACCTGCTTGGCGACCGCAGACTGATGCACTGTCTCCCGGCCCACCGCGGCGAGGAGGTCACCGACGAGGTCGTCGAGGGCGACAACGCCATCGTGTGGGACCAGGCGGAGAACCGGTTGCACGCCCAGAAGGGGCTGCTGGTGTGGCTGGCAGAGCAATAG
- a CDS encoding DUF433 domain-containing protein, with the protein MPDFPEASYNIDDEVIDIISTRDTLGGSPRLDGHRIAVYHILDFYRAGFGIKDIAGKKIYPHLSEEQVRAALHFAVDFPEAVERSSKPRDTPLHIDVSFDSRRGGPRLSVFDRDADEPGAIATATIDIDDLPDGYSERDLHAAWAWMFEQGDRSDSDGSDDRATIEERQHLLDDEENLEDINNLLDDLDDPTDLDDARARVRRLLEPYQDRDDLSPEMEAKLQGYCNALAVLGGEV; encoded by the coding sequence ATGCCAGATTTCCCCGAGGCCAGCTACAACATCGATGATGAGGTAATCGACATCATATCGACACGGGACACGCTGGGCGGCTCGCCCCGGCTGGACGGGCATCGTATCGCAGTCTATCACATACTGGATTTTTATCGTGCTGGATTCGGCATCAAAGACATCGCTGGCAAGAAGATTTATCCGCACCTGAGCGAGGAACAGGTTAGAGCCGCGCTTCACTTCGCGGTGGATTTTCCCGAGGCCGTCGAGCGCAGTAGTAAGCCCCGAGACACGCCACTTCACATAGACGTATCGTTCGATAGCAGGCGAGGCGGACCAAGGCTCTCTGTCTTCGACCGGGATGCCGATGAGCCCGGGGCCATCGCGACGGCAACAATCGACATCGACGACCTGCCCGACGGATATAGCGAGCGGGACCTTCACGCGGCGTGGGCGTGGATGTTTGAGCAGGGCGACCGGTCAGACTCCGATGGCTCCGACGACCGAGCTACCATCGAGGAGCGCCAGCACCTCCTTGACGATGAGGAGAATCTTGAAGACATCAACAATTTGCTCGATGATTTAGACGACCCCACGGACCTTGATGACGCTCGCGCCCGCGTCCGTCGCCTGCTTGAACCCTATCAAGACCGAGATGACCTCTCACCTGAGATGGAGGCTAAGCTCCAAGGTTACTGTAACGCGCTGGCCGTCCTCGGCGGCGAGGTGTGA
- a CDS encoding IMP cyclohydrolase: MYVGRFVVVAPEVGAYRVSSRSFPNRQAVDRDGTVTVEPTPDAPETDNPYISYNGVRVTGRGAVVGNGSHVDPIAEKLALGYPARDALAEPLLALDFEKDDYDTPRIAGIVGLDESDPTTTADGPGAVVGTVRRDALLVEEVTEPTLVATYEEDSPTPFDLAATDAEGAAHEVYDHEFEHAVCAAGVAGTAGDFDVTVYNGE; this comes from the coding sequence ATGTACGTCGGACGCTTCGTCGTCGTCGCGCCCGAGGTCGGCGCGTACCGCGTCTCCTCGCGCTCGTTCCCGAACCGCCAGGCAGTCGACCGCGACGGCACGGTCACCGTCGAACCGACGCCGGACGCCCCGGAGACGGACAACCCCTACATCTCCTACAACGGCGTCCGCGTGACCGGGCGCGGCGCGGTCGTCGGCAACGGCTCCCACGTCGACCCCATCGCCGAGAAACTCGCGCTGGGCTACCCCGCTCGCGACGCGCTGGCCGAACCGCTGCTGGCGCTGGACTTCGAGAAGGACGACTACGACACACCCCGGATCGCCGGGATCGTCGGCCTCGACGAGTCGGACCCCACGACGACCGCCGACGGGCCCGGCGCGGTCGTCGGCACCGTCCGCCGGGACGCCCTGCTCGTCGAGGAGGTCACCGAGCCGACGCTCGTCGCCACCTACGAGGAAGACAGCCCGACTCCCTTCGACCTCGCCGCGACGGACGCCGAGGGCGCGGCCCACGAGGTGTACGACCACGAGTTCGAACACGCTGTCTGTGCCGCCGGCGTCGCCGGGACGGCCGGCGACTTCGACGTCACCGTCTACAACGGCGAGTAA
- a CDS encoding metallophosphoesterase family protein, producing MKVGILSDIHGNRVALEAVLEDMPPVDRLVCAGDVVGYNPWHADCIDAVRGESGALPDGVPWPDAPVPTVMGNHDRAVASETPFAFNSMAAAGVDHARDQLDDAQLAWLADLPEERRVCDDRVKLVHGHPRDPDHYTYPSEFGPGLLGDEDVLVMGHTHHQHHEGYDEGVVMNPGSVGQPRDGDPRAAYAVLDLTSMTVEDRRVEYDIEAVADAVADAGLPRRIGSRLAEGR from the coding sequence ATGAAGGTTGGGATACTCTCGGACATCCACGGGAACCGCGTGGCGCTCGAAGCCGTCCTCGAAGACATGCCACCGGTCGACCGGCTGGTCTGTGCCGGCGACGTGGTCGGCTACAACCCCTGGCACGCCGACTGTATCGACGCGGTGCGCGGCGAGTCAGGGGCGCTGCCCGACGGCGTTCCCTGGCCCGACGCGCCGGTGCCGACGGTGATGGGCAACCACGACCGGGCGGTCGCCAGCGAGACGCCCTTCGCGTTCAACTCGATGGCCGCCGCCGGCGTCGACCACGCCCGCGACCAGCTCGACGACGCGCAGCTGGCCTGGCTCGCCGACCTCCCCGAGGAACGGCGGGTCTGCGACGACCGGGTGAAGCTCGTCCACGGCCACCCGCGGGACCCGGACCACTACACCTACCCCAGCGAGTTCGGCCCCGGCCTGCTGGGCGACGAGGACGTCCTCGTGATGGGCCACACGCACCACCAGCACCACGAGGGCTACGACGAGGGCGTCGTGATGAACCCCGGGAGCGTCGGCCAGCCCCGCGATGGCGACCCCCGTGCGGCATACGCCGTGCTGGACCTCACCTCGATGACGGTCGAGGACCGCCGGGTCGAGTACGACATCGAGGCCGTCGCCGACGCGGTCGCCGACGCCGGCCTCCCGCGGCGAATCGGGTCACGACTGGCCGAGGGTCGCTAG
- a CDS encoding DUF4166 domain-containing protein codes for MTGVYERALGSAAADLHPKVRERYDIGPDDGVTVGRGEMDILRGTHVLPALYAMTARDMLFPEAGHDVPFTVTTAGYDLDGHEAMTTRREFHFDRRTRRFDTVTVWDEAGERLLDFLGRGGPVATELHPRVEDGALVVEAGRQWAHLGDRYVELPGPLEADLEVRDRYDESGERYHVLATVENPLAGHVLSYRGAFTQQLTDRDAAGDLRPLRHLETLPPR; via the coding sequence ATGACCGGCGTCTACGAACGGGCGCTGGGGTCGGCGGCCGCCGACCTCCACCCGAAGGTCCGTGAGCGCTACGACATCGGGCCCGACGACGGCGTGACGGTGGGCCGGGGCGAGATGGACATCCTCCGGGGCACCCACGTCCTCCCGGCGCTGTACGCGATGACGGCCCGGGACATGCTCTTCCCCGAGGCGGGCCACGACGTCCCGTTCACGGTGACGACGGCCGGCTACGACCTCGACGGCCACGAGGCCATGACGACGCGCCGGGAGTTCCACTTCGACCGGCGAACCCGACGCTTCGACACCGTGACCGTCTGGGACGAGGCAGGCGAGCGCCTGCTCGATTTCCTCGGACGCGGCGGGCCCGTCGCCACGGAACTGCACCCCCGCGTCGAGGACGGTGCGCTGGTGGTCGAGGCGGGCCGCCAGTGGGCCCACCTCGGGGACCGATACGTCGAACTGCCGGGGCCGCTCGAGGCCGACCTCGAGGTTCGGGACCGCTACGACGAGTCGGGCGAGCGGTACCACGTCCTCGCCACCGTCGAGAACCCGCTTGCCGGGCACGTCCTCAGTTACCGGGGGGCGTTCACCCAGCAACTGACCGACCGGGACGCGGCCGGCGACCTGCGCCCGCTCCGGCACCTCGAGACGCTCCCGCCGCGGTGA
- a CDS encoding SDR family oxidoreductase, with protein MGATPLAGQAVLITGASSGIGAATARRVAADGGDVALLARREGRLEDLADEVADAHDVRAHVVPADVSDPAAMTAAVESTVETLGSLDGVVANAGLGRGDEVETMTDDDYRTMMDVNVDGAFYTAREALPYLGEAAGNMVFIGSFAGQYPRPANPVYAATKWWVRGFAMSLAAQVGDEDVGVTVVNPAEVRSEFGSEDGEAFEERFEPGEVTEPEEVADAVAFALAQSPPTMVNELDVYRRDKFAHF; from the coding sequence ATGGGAGCGACACCGCTTGCAGGACAGGCCGTACTGATTACGGGCGCGAGTTCGGGCATCGGCGCGGCGACGGCCCGCCGGGTCGCCGCCGACGGGGGCGACGTGGCGTTGCTCGCCCGCCGCGAGGGGCGCCTCGAGGACCTTGCCGACGAGGTGGCCGACGCCCACGACGTCAGGGCCCACGTCGTCCCGGCGGACGTGAGCGACCCGGCGGCGATGACGGCGGCCGTCGAGTCGACCGTCGAGACGCTCGGGTCGCTCGACGGCGTCGTCGCCAACGCCGGCCTCGGGCGCGGGGACGAGGTCGAGACGATGACCGACGACGACTACCGGACGATGATGGACGTCAACGTCGACGGCGCGTTCTACACCGCCCGCGAGGCCCTGCCGTACCTCGGCGAGGCGGCCGGGAACATGGTCTTCATCGGGAGCTTCGCCGGCCAGTACCCCCGTCCGGCCAACCCCGTCTACGCCGCCACGAAGTGGTGGGTCCGCGGGTTCGCGATGAGTCTGGCCGCCCAGGTCGGCGACGAGGACGTGGGCGTCACCGTCGTCAACCCCGCGGAGGTCCGCTCGGAGTTCGGCAGCGAGGACGGCGAGGCCTTCGAGGAACGGTTCGAACCCGGCGAGGTGACCGAACCGGAGGAGGTGGCCGACGCCGTCGCCTTCGCGCTCGCCCAGTCGCCGCCGACGATGGTCAACGAACTGGACGTCTACCGCCGGGACAAGTTCGCGCACTTCTAG
- a CDS encoding halocyanin domain-containing protein, with the protein MYDRRTILAGTFGALAGLAGCQAPGSAGDENTPTGTARDGATGATDTATAADVDYGGWFADTSNFDGTVDRTGQSSVTVSVGTSGNGGAFAFDPPAVHVDPGTTVTWEWTGEGGAHNVVAQDDSFRSGDPVGESGTTFERTFESPGTTKYFCSPHDSLGMRGAVVAGDPSGGSGSQAATYDFAAATFDAYWYSLYNMSTNIAMSGNGVPFPLNDQMAQLRDQRLPAMLETAGDEGPPIRNPNLSLAAFTEGDPHFTQRPDFGGESGRPDAETLAWDPEQSSGIVSPSSLAWTHLKGVTWAKNFQAHFDLLPDEIQPQFRAQLLATLAQVGINAAVLVGGSRGNGALTHGDSFEFLSEYRPAAGEIVDGTRRPHHHAAMLWFLSDMTSLAQNGWFGYENPRPLLPREAGADAVFDPPVGIQEITDGVAETTMGLFDPATVAQQESTRSVGLLLGAVGYYGPQAGSGESRSAAADYANGLAGVIETNLAGNGKVTNGAANQAATQGTVAQGLLWASQLDGVDYEDTASDVVGYLVDELWHADAGTFASGSGDSTYTITARDAGDITGGLNAADAVLGNTEVRPLFAEFFDATFNRGRLQRAQRPPSVSQSNPDEPPLPPEAGGEFGQAAVYNGEVEYDIGAGEWSVTDDRFYTADALYLANQDIWVGNWGGEFYQGRGVPGTSDEPPR; encoded by the coding sequence ATGTACGACAGACGGACGATACTCGCGGGGACGTTCGGTGCACTCGCGGGCCTGGCGGGGTGTCAAGCGCCCGGGAGCGCCGGCGACGAGAACACCCCCACGGGTACGGCACGCGACGGCGCGACGGGAGCGACAGACACCGCGACGGCGGCTGACGTCGACTACGGCGGCTGGTTCGCCGACACGAGCAACTTCGACGGGACGGTCGACCGGACCGGGCAGTCCTCGGTCACCGTCTCGGTCGGCACGTCGGGCAACGGCGGCGCGTTCGCCTTCGACCCGCCGGCGGTCCACGTCGATCCGGGGACCACCGTCACCTGGGAGTGGACGGGCGAGGGCGGCGCCCACAACGTCGTCGCCCAGGACGACTCGTTCCGGAGCGGCGACCCGGTCGGTGAGTCGGGGACGACGTTCGAACGCACCTTCGAGAGCCCCGGGACGACGAAGTACTTCTGCTCGCCCCACGACTCGCTGGGGATGCGCGGCGCGGTGGTCGCCGGCGACCCGTCGGGCGGGTCCGGTAGCCAGGCAGCCACCTACGACTTCGCGGCGGCGACGTTCGACGCCTACTGGTACTCGCTGTACAACATGTCGACGAACATCGCGATGAGCGGGAACGGCGTCCCGTTCCCCCTGAACGACCAGATGGCACAGCTCAGAGATCAGCGGCTCCCGGCGATGCTCGAGACCGCCGGCGACGAAGGGCCGCCCATCCGGAACCCGAACCTCTCGTTGGCGGCATTCACCGAGGGCGACCCCCACTTCACGCAGCGACCGGACTTCGGGGGCGAGTCCGGGCGGCCCGACGCCGAGACGCTGGCGTGGGACCCCGAGCAGTCCTCCGGTATCGTCAGCCCGTCCTCGCTCGCGTGGACCCACCTGAAGGGCGTCACCTGGGCGAAGAACTTCCAGGCGCACTTCGACCTGTTGCCCGACGAGATACAGCCACAGTTCCGCGCGCAACTGCTGGCGACGCTGGCACAGGTGGGCATCAACGCGGCCGTCCTGGTCGGTGGTTCGCGGGGCAACGGCGCGCTCACCCACGGCGACAGCTTCGAGTTCCTCTCGGAGTACCGGCCGGCCGCGGGGGAGATCGTCGACGGGACGAGACGGCCCCACCACCACGCGGCGATGCTGTGGTTCCTCTCGGACATGACCAGCCTCGCCCAGAACGGGTGGTTCGGGTACGAGAACCCGCGCCCCCTGCTCCCGCGGGAGGCCGGCGCCGACGCCGTCTTCGACCCGCCGGTGGGCATCCAGGAGATAACGGACGGCGTCGCCGAGACGACGATGGGCCTGTTCGACCCGGCAACGGTGGCCCAGCAGGAATCGACCCGCTCGGTCGGGCTGTTGCTCGGCGCGGTGGGGTACTACGGCCCCCAGGCCGGGAGCGGCGAGTCGCGGTCGGCCGCCGCCGACTACGCGAACGGTCTCGCCGGGGTCATCGAGACGAACCTCGCCGGCAACGGTAAGGTCACGAACGGCGCCGCCAACCAGGCCGCCACGCAGGGCACCGTCGCCCAGGGGCTGCTGTGGGCCTCACAGCTCGACGGCGTGGACTACGAGGACACCGCCAGCGACGTCGTCGGCTACCTGGTCGACGAGCTGTGGCACGCCGACGCCGGCACGTTCGCCTCCGGGAGCGGTGACTCGACGTACACCATCACGGCCCGCGACGCGGGCGACATCACCGGCGGGCTCAATGCGGCCGACGCCGTCCTCGGGAACACCGAGGTGCGCCCGCTGTTCGCCGAGTTCTTCGACGCGACGTTCAACCGCGGCCGGCTCCAGCGCGCCCAGCGCCCGCCGTCGGTGAGCCAGTCCAACCCCGACGAGCCGCCCCTGCCCCCGGAGGCCGGCGGCGAGTTCGGGCAGGCCGCCGTCTACAACGGCGAAGTCGAGTACGACATCGGTGCCGGCGAGTGGTCGGTGACCGACGACCGGTTTTACACCGCCGACGCGCTCTATCTGGCCAACCAGGACATCTGGGTCGGGAACTGGGGCGGCGAGTTCTACCAGGGTCGCGGGGTCCCCGGCACCAGCGACGAACCGCCGCGCTGA
- a CDS encoding DUF7317 family protein, whose translation MSLKSFTAALTLYESQTLTLEQAATHGGVTVSRFETALQARGIPVRETGRNRASAQTAK comes from the coding sequence ATGTCACTCAAATCGTTCACGGCCGCGCTGACGCTGTACGAGAGCCAGACACTCACGCTCGAGCAGGCCGCGACGCACGGCGGCGTCACGGTGTCGAGGTTCGAGACGGCCCTCCAGGCACGTGGGATTCCGGTCCGCGAGACCGGACGGAACCGGGCGAGCGCGCAGACGGCGAAGTAG
- the thrC gene encoding threonine synthase encodes MADLQLTDEVPPEADDGVWLACIECGETFAPFDDVIYTCESCDGLLEARYADLPTFEDFEGEGDGVWRYRAALPFDEGVSLPEGNTPLHRVPRLEDETGVKSLRVKHEGMNPTGSFKDRGMTVGVRVAQEVGVDRLACASTGNTSAALAAYGSRGGMETLVLLPAGKVAAGKIAQAALHQARILEVDGNFDQCLDRVQDLAQRGEAYLLNSLNPFRLEGQKTIGLEIMEEHYADYGEYPDRIVLPVGNAGNTAALYKCFRELVKSGAITEDQVPKLTGAQAEGAAPMVEAIEEGYDETRRWEDVETRATAIRIGNPVNAPKALPGIRETGGTAVAVSDEEITEAQRALAGEGVGVEPASAASVAALRKLRDRGDVEDDESVVCLTTGHLLKDPDAAAEAGNDPEPVPNDTDAILELIDEGSSVGETVRRQASKAADSASIPALIAGGIGLAYLYRKLRKKK; translated from the coding sequence ATGGCCGACCTGCAACTCACCGACGAGGTACCTCCGGAAGCCGACGACGGCGTCTGGCTCGCCTGCATCGAGTGTGGCGAGACTTTCGCCCCCTTCGACGACGTCATCTACACCTGCGAGTCCTGTGACGGACTGCTCGAGGCGCGCTACGCCGACCTGCCGACCTTCGAGGACTTCGAGGGCGAGGGCGACGGCGTCTGGCGTTACAGGGCGGCACTGCCCTTCGACGAGGGTGTCTCGCTGCCCGAGGGGAACACGCCGCTGCACCGCGTCCCCCGACTCGAGGACGAGACCGGCGTGAAGAGCCTCCGGGTCAAACACGAGGGGATGAACCCCACGGGGTCGTTCAAGGACCGCGGGATGACCGTCGGCGTCCGCGTCGCTCAGGAGGTCGGCGTCGACCGCCTGGCCTGCGCGTCGACCGGAAACACCTCCGCGGCACTCGCTGCCTACGGCAGCCGCGGCGGGATGGAGACGCTCGTGCTCCTGCCCGCCGGCAAGGTCGCTGCCGGGAAGATCGCCCAGGCCGCGCTCCACCAGGCCCGCATCCTCGAGGTCGACGGCAACTTCGACCAGTGTCTCGACCGCGTGCAGGACCTCGCCCAGCGCGGGGAAGCCTACCTCCTGAACTCGCTGAACCCCTTCCGCCTGGAGGGCCAGAAGACCATCGGCCTCGAGATCATGGAGGAACACTACGCCGACTACGGCGAGTACCCGGACCGCATCGTCCTCCCGGTGGGCAACGCCGGCAACACCGCGGCGCTGTACAAGTGCTTCCGCGAACTCGTCAAGTCCGGAGCCATCACCGAAGACCAGGTGCCGAAACTCACCGGCGCACAGGCCGAGGGCGCCGCGCCGATGGTCGAGGCCATCGAGGAGGGGTACGACGAGACCCGCCGCTGGGAGGACGTCGAGACGCGCGCGACGGCCATTCGCATCGGCAACCCGGTCAACGCCCCGAAGGCCCTGCCCGGAATCCGCGAGACCGGCGGCACCGCCGTCGCCGTCTCCGACGAGGAGATCACCGAGGCCCAGCGCGCCCTGGCCGGCGAGGGCGTGGGCGTCGAACCCGCCTCCGCCGCGTCCGTGGCCGCCCTCCGGAAACTCCGCGACCGGGGTGACGTCGAGGACGACGAATCGGTGGTCTGTCTCACGACCGGCCACCTGCTGAAAGACCCCGACGCGGCCGCCGAGGCGGGCAACGACCCCGAACCCGTGCCCAACGACACCGACGCCATCCTCGAACTCATCGACGAGGGGTCGTCGGTCGGGGAGACGGTCCGGCGACAGGCGTCGAAGGCCGCCGACTCGGCGTCGATTCCGGCCCTCATCGCCGGTGGGATCGGCCTCGCGTACCTCTACCGGAAACTCCGCAAGAAGAAGTAA
- a CDS encoding helix-turn-helix domain-containing protein, which yields MAVNPSPNRFRELMVDDDPSLDEVMACVFGIQSHEVRTYQTLLSNPGSTVEELANELDRDRSNVNRSLSTLREKSLAKRRRRLLDGGGHVYQYTATPLEEARDLMHETLNEWAEAVHEQIDRFDAA from the coding sequence ATGGCAGTCAACCCCTCACCGAACCGGTTCCGCGAACTCATGGTCGACGACGACCCCTCGCTCGACGAGGTGATGGCGTGTGTCTTCGGCATCCAGTCTCACGAGGTACGGACCTACCAGACGCTGCTGTCGAATCCGGGCAGCACCGTCGAGGAGCTCGCAAACGAGCTCGACCGGGACCGGTCGAACGTCAACCGGTCGCTGTCGACGCTCCGCGAGAAGTCCCTCGCGAAGCGCCGGCGGCGCCTGCTCGACGGCGGCGGCCACGTCTACCAGTACACCGCGACGCCGCTCGAGGAGGCCCGCGACCTGATGCACGAGACGCTAAACGAGTGGGCCGAGGCCGTCCACGAGCAGATCGACCGGTTCGACGCGGCCTGA